The segment taatatatatatatatatatatatatattaatatatatatatatatatatatatatatacaaattgagataggtgTTGttaatgcaaccctccatgggataacatatatccaatatactgctagtgaagtacccaacaaagttaatacataaatgttaaggattgcgatgcaatcaattcatttactatattatatggacaaaggtaaaattatttaccacaaattactaatacaagataagaaaatggagaaatacatctaaatcaaatatcaattaccagataatactcaatcacatactttattcaccacataagagactgtagggttaaacattaaaaagcagaacaaatcagtgtacataaaggaatgtacataaacaagtgtacataaaagagtaatgttgtataataagtagaatatatataaaaaagagaatataaatataagtaaatataaatataagtatagattacatctatatttatatttacttatatttatattctcttttttatatatattctacttattatacaacattactcttttatgtacacttgtttatgtacattcctttatgtacactgattgttctgcttttttatgtttaccctacagtctcttatgtggtgaataaagtatgtgattgagtattatctggtaattgatatttgatttagatgtatttctccattttcttatcttgtatatatatatatataacatatatatatatatatatattataatatatatatatatatatatatatatatatatgtatattatatgtatatatatggatgtgtgtatatatatatatatatatatatatatatatggatatatatattgtgagtgtgtgtaactacctgtctgtgtctgtgtttgtaccctcaccattgcttcacaaccaatgttactatgtttacgttcccataacttagtggttcagcaaaagacactgacagaataagtattaggcttacaagaaataaatcctgtggtcgatttttTCAAccaaaagtagtgctccagcatggccgtagtcacatgacagaaacaagtaaaacaataaaaaactatgccattttaatcccgagcaaggctgGGTAtctctactagtatatatatatgtatatgtattctcagtttctcttcctttctcttgctctctccttCTGACTTGGTAACCATGTACCTTctccacagcaagacacctgttcctctccctctgtcacactctaacatctCATCACCTCCAATGCCcctcctctcaaaggatctttattttccaagttacttggtgaccccgcCAATccttgtgtcacataaaaaagcatccagtccacactgtaaactggttggcactttcaagggcatccagctgcaaaaaccatgtcaaaacaggcaGTGAATTTTGGTGCAGTTTTCTACCCAGCCaagttctgtcaaactgtccaaccgttgccagcatggaaaactaatgttaaatgatgatgaggacgacaacaatgatgacgactatgatgatgatgatgatatgtatttatgactcttttatgaaatattgtatTTTCACAGAGATTCCATAGAGTTACAACATGTCAGAAGTTTACTACAAAGATTCTGCTGGATTTCAATTACTCAACTATGATTACAATGGATTTTTGCTACCTTCATTTCCAAATATTCAAGAAAATATGGACAGACTTCCAGATATGCCAATAAGAGATGATGATGTTTTACTTCAAGGCTATTTTAAAGCAGGtaggtattttttttatcagtaaGGACATCCCACAATCATACATGTTTCTCTCTTAGTTCAATTGTCTCTGCTATTATCTTAGCTCTCAGAtcacattttcaatatttttctaatGCTTCATCTTCTGAGTTTTTTTCCATGATCTCCTTTCAACAACTGATAAACACACCTTGAATTCAAATGGATTTTATCCTCATTAACATCATCAACTGTAACAAACCTTACCtaaattcaaaatgaaatttattcacatttagttaatatctaatgtatttattttttgtatttcatctaAGTATTGTTACAGATATGAATTAATGTAGGTTTAGTTGTTACCTCTAAGAGGGATTTTCTTTAATTCTGGATGACTTATTTGTTGCTTATGTATCCTCACTTGTTCACATTGGGAGTTTCTGGTCTGGCTGATGTAATTTTCCTTACAGTCAGGGCAGGTTATACAATATGCgagattttctgttttgtttcttttttttatatagaatatGTAATTTGTAATCCtaatatttgataattttatgAAGATGTCCAAGAATGGTAGTCCTTTGCTGCTAGCTTCCATTATAAATTTAactcttttattttgttgtagTCTCTGAGTTTTCTATTTGTTCTGTATCTTCCCTTTCATCTTCCTCCATCTCCTTTTATGCATATTAATCCTTCAGCATTGCCTCAGGAAATTTTAGAcattttatatctctatagacaAGATATCTACATTGCTTCTGACTGATTTTTCTATCATCACTATATTTCACTGTACCCTACCAAAATCCTGTAttcctaaacatacatacatacgtacacacacgtgcacaaacacacacacacacacacacacgcacgcacgcacgcacgcgcacacacacacacacacacacatgcacacacacacacgcacacacatacgcacacacacagatttagtagtgctcaaatgattcaaACTTAAACTCTAATGTCTTTACAGGAGATTAATTCTACAGGGTAAAGAATTGCTATAACAGGGATCAAGTTGAGCAGATACAGAGGCAATTGCCTCCACATCTGCTCAACTTGATCCCTGTTATAGTCATTCTTTATCCTGTGGAATTGATCTCCTGTAAAGACACCAGAGTTTAAGTttgaatcatttgagcactactaagtgtcttctataatgaGAATCCCTGGATCTCACTTGTTgactttacatatacacacatgcatacatacatacatggtgattGTTCCCTTTTCAGAAATGACCGCTGTCTCTTTGTGCTTCCTCATTGTCAACAGTGTTTCTGACTTGCTAGCCATGACCTCTCATTTGACTCTTCAGTTCCATTGCAGAGAGCATTGATGACAGACAAAAGTTGTAACATACTGCTTTCTGTTTaatcatatttgtatgcatgtttgagtGACTTTGTTGTAAACACTTTGATACCATAAACAATGGCTTGTCCATCTTTCATTttatagatgtgcgtgtgtgtgtgcgtgcgtgtgtgtgtgcatgtgtgcacatgtgggtgggtgtgtgagaAGCGGGATGTATCTCTGCGTTTATATCTCTGCTTCTCAGAGAATTACTGATCTCTCATTCATTTTCACTGTCTGCCACTAAATCACTGATTTTTACCTTCAAAGATGAGTGAAGTAAGAAATAGGTAaggattagcaacaggaagggcatccagttgtaaaacatCGCCACAATAGCATACTTATGTGATCCATGTGAGAGTGGAAACACAGACATAACAAtgaaaaagaatacatacatacaatgtgtgtgtgtgtgtgtatttatatatgtacatatatctatgtatgtacatatatttatgtatgtaaactgttcgtcggacagttttatttagtatggaacaaaaataagtttataagcaaacatatacaatTAGTTTAATGGATACACATTGGAAAATGGTTTTCTTTCATTGCTCCTTTCAATTAACGGTTTTTACAATGACCGGTTGCATGCAATGAACAAATTTTGGTATAAAATCATCTTAttataaaatcgaagaaaaccttaaatcaaaagAATGACAGAGTCAAAATACCCAGgataaataattatttgtaaaatattaatcaattaatatattaaaagttatatccatttaaaaaatcaggcaaaatgcttgattGGAGGcctaactttctgagttcttttataggacttagaaaaactgaaggatagcTACAATAAGTGtgagaatctgagagaggaatatgttgaataaaatcataatttcctAATACTCCTGTATTTCATTTTACCCAAACCCAAGAACTTTCCACCACCCCCTTGTATGATTTGATGTTCATCCTTGATATTTCAATCTTTCCAACATAGGTTGCCACTGGATGTGGGAAATTGCTGGAATGTTAGTTAATGGTTCTGCTGAATATAACCCAGATAGCAAATTGACTGCAATGATAGAATGTGCAAGCCGCGACCAACTAGACCAGCTTCCATCACCCAGAGTTCTAAACAACCACCTGTTCTTGCATCATTTACCTAGAGAGATATTTACCAAAAAACCTAAAATGATTTTCATGACACGCAACCCTCGTGATATTGCTGCCTCTGCCTACTACCATACATTTCAGCTTAAGAAACTATATGAATATGATGGAGATTGGAATGGCTTCTTTGAATTGTTTTTTGAAGGGAAAGGTGAGTATAATGTTTTGTTcagtcattttaaaaattttttctgaaGATAAGTTTATTtcgcaaatcatcatcatcaccaccacaactaccactctcatcattatcatctcattGTCATTTATATCACTTACTGTAGATTTCTGTCCTTCATTTAGGATAAGCTGACAAATTATCTTAGTTATCTTTAACATACACTTGTGACACAACACTTTATTTTTAGCTCTATCAACGGCTGGAAATTCATCCATCAACCTAGATAGGGTTATAGCAATgtcactgttacacacacacgcatacacacacaattacatgcacacatattcacacacatatttacacggaAATAAATAAGAGTACAATAAAACACAATACTTAAAActaaaattgaagaaatattgaAAGATTTTCTGGTTAATTTGAGTTAAGTACTACACCCATTCACATAACCATTTCTCAAATTGTATTTGAGTGCAACCAAATATGCAAATAAGCATTTGATGCTGAAAGACAACAATTTCTTGAGAGCATTGCTTTTTTAGTTTGAAATGAtgtctaaattttaattttactagaaaatttttcttttgcatcTGGTTTCAGTTctgaatttaattatatttttgtcatttaatCCCTTCAGTGAGTTGTGGTATCGCTGATGTGTAATTTGGATGTATAActatttgattttcaaagaacAAGGAATTCTAGTTTATCTTCATCTACATTTTCTTGAGGAGAGATTTCATAGCTGTTTAGAAAAAATTGTTTCTCCTCacgtgtttttattgttttacgtcaaaaccattttacaatttttttctcctttttctcttcatattttcatCTGTAATTATTTCTTCCTCATCACATGATGAAGATGCTGTATGACATGTTGGTAACATCAAAGGATGAGGTATTTGTTCATCTGTTTTTGTTCCTCTATTTTTTACACTGTTGCTGCTGATTTCCGTTATTTATGATGtcctctttttgtttttgcttagtcTTCTTCACAGTTCTTCAGAGCTTTTTACTCTAACAATTATATAACTAGGCTTTCTACCCTGTATCATTAATATCACACCCTTTGTCTCAGCACCTTCTACTGGACGTAGCTCTGCTATGTTTCTGTGACTTTCAAGGAACATTAGGACTTGCAAATTAATTTTGATGTCCCCTGACAACATCTTTCCTTTGTTGGCTGATTCTGACCACTTGTCCTTACTGCAATACAAAATCATGGCTAGCCATGGATCTAAGTTGTTTCCATTGTCTCTTATTGAGACTCTTGTATTTGTTTGACCTATATACTCTGGCATAAATGTATAATCAgaggtatgttttttttaaatttaagccTGTGTTTTGGCTGTGCTTTTAGGTTTAAATGCACCACAAAAGTGCCatagcttttatttattattatttttttttcagttgagaGAATTTCTCCTGAAGAGCTTGTTGTACTGTTTAATGTGAAAACTCaagttttctttcatcctttttgtagGCAGCGATATCTATTGTTTGCCTCTAATATCTCCTTGATTTTATTCCATCGGAATAAATTGCTGCTGGTTTTTACAAAATTCTCCCACCTACAAcatcaataattttcttttattatttattgctatGTTGGAATCATTGTAACAATACTTTTTTTGCTTTCACTTGTCTTTTCTATCTTGGAGCAATAGTGCTATCTGGAAGGGCTCCACACTTCTCCAATTTCATTTGTATTGTAGATGACATAATGGTTGTAGATCCTTTGAATTTCTGATAAtgcaatagaaaagaaaagaaaccaaagCCATGACATGCAGGTGAATACAATCTGGTTGCATATACCAtgattttgctaattgttttaggtgcctaacTAATCATGAGAAGACATAGACTCCTTCACAGTCCTCTCACCCTTGGCTCAGTAGAACATCCAGGACGGGACAGCTGGAGGGATGACTCATTTTAAGCTgaataaactggagcaacgtgaaatgaaatgctttgctcaaggatATAGTGTGCTACCCAttccaggaatcaaacttacaACTTTATGTtcatgagcccaacactctaatcaCCAGGCCACAACTGCGCTTCCCAACACAtttagatttgaatttttttatctCATAATGAAGCTTCTTGAATGTGTTAGTTTACAACTGGACAGCTATTCACTCAATAGTTAAACTCTTCTCTggttatatgtattattatgtctTTGATTTTCTCTAACAGAATCAGTTCAGATAATGGAATGTCTCTGGACCTAACGTTGGTGAATTGTTATGATTATACTCTCCGCCTTTATGCCAGCTTCTTTTCCAAATATTTACCTTTTCTCTTTTGATTTACATTACATTGATCTGTTGttataatttcttctttctttgaggTCAGACTGGATATTTAGGATTGAAAACATCCCAAATTCTTTGTCACCCTTGCCTTCGATATTTTCTGGTCTAGTAGGGTAACTGCTTTATACTGGTTAGCAATTAACAAGTCAATGATTTTTCTATCTTCTCTCTAAGTCAGTTATAAATGAATGTGATTTTAATGTCAATCCACACACCTTATACATGCCAAAGAATGACATGTAAGGTTACTCAGTCTTAGGAATGTTAAATTCATTTCTCTATAGAACAATaactctatataaatacataatttacatatgtTCCACCCaatccaatctatttcttaaatgaTATGTATTAGTGTTAAAGATGTTTGGCTTATCTCTTTTGATATGCTTCAATTCTTTTAACTGTTCTTCAATTATCAACGGCTAAAACAGATTCATGTCTCAATGATTGTCATGTTATGTTACTATTTATTCCATAAAACACcatctatatattcataatgTAATTATGTTCCACCCATTCTAAGATATTTTGATATATGGACTTTGATTCAAGTTCATATGTCAATTAAATACAttgaaatagtaaaaatataattatccaCTCTACAGTTAAAATGGATTTGGATCCAATGTTTCTATGCAGAGCTGGTCTTCTAAAGAATGGGTGGCAGGTGGTGATACAACTGCTATTTATAGTGGTCACTTGTGATGTAATTGGACTCCTACCAGATGAATCAGCAATTGCAGACCTAACTGTGGTATGCTACTGGGGAAGATGG is part of the Octopus sinensis linkage group LG8, ASM634580v1, whole genome shotgun sequence genome and harbors:
- the LOC115215015 gene encoding sulfotransferase 6B1 translates to MSEVYYKDSAGFQLLNYDYNGFLLPSFPNIQENMDRLPDMPIRDDDVLLQGYFKAGCHWMWEIAGMLVNGSAEYNPDSKLTAMIECASRDQLDQLPSPRVLNNHLFLHHLPREIFTKKPKMIFMTRNPRDIAASAYYHTFQLKKLYEYDGDWNGFFELFFEGKVNYGSWFEYMLQWEKDINDHPELPILIVKYEDLKKDPVGNVAKVAEFLGLPKNDQLFKDIADKCTFGKMKAAKYSQLEFLRTPTKTLFRKGVVGDWKNWFTVSQNERFQVECDKFDKQSTLFSTKY